Proteins encoded together in one Corynebacterium liangguodongii window:
- a CDS encoding ATP-dependent helicase, protein MTPSVLDRFRPQVSTWFSEVFAAPTPVQIGAWEAISQGENCLVVAPTGSGKTLAAFLWALNNLVERAGQQALPIDGAARSTHGGVKVLYISPLKALGVDVENNLRAPLAGISRVAQRMGLEVPDVSVAVRSGDTPQAERNRQTRKPPDILITTPESLYLMLTSKSAGILKSVDTVIVDEIHALAGTKRGVHLSLSLERLQNLAGNYQRIGLSATVRPLEAVANFLGRNTTIVNPGSEKKWTLSVRVPVEDLSDLPVAEDASTIGEAVLDVDDELAPKASPSIWPHIESAVYEEVMAHRSTIVFVNARRTAERLTSQLNELWAKEHDPDALSPALRRPPAQLMKAVDTAGHAAPVIARAHHGSVSKEERLATETMLKEGSLKAVVSTSSLELGIDMGAVDLVIQVESPPSVASGLQRVGRAGHSVGSVSEGVFYPKHRADLVQTAVIVPRMREGMIEELHTPVSPLDVLTQQTIAAVAVEDLDVDEWFATVRRAWPYRNLSRDVFDAVIDLVVGVYPSTDFAELRPRAILEGNTLKARPGAQRVAVTSGGTIPDRGMFGVFLVGGDSAPRRVGELDEEMVYESRVGDVFTLGASSWRIENITRDQVQVSPAPGHTGRLPFWTGDSLGRPYELGKALGEFRRERVIDESLDEFARGNLLRFLEEQEEATGIVPDEKTLVLERFTDELGDWRVVLHTPFGKGVNAAWALAVGYRVAQDTGMDAQAVAGDDGIVLRLPQGEKDPDASLFLFDSDEVADIVTEQVGGSALFASRFRECAARALLLPRRNPGRRAPLWQQRQRAEQLLDVARNYPSFPIILETVRECLQDVYDLPALREVMGDLATRRVRIAEVTTQQPSPFASSLLFNYTGAFMYEGDSPLAEKRAAALSLDPSLLAKLLGTVELRELLDATVIAEVDASLRRVGKAETSEQFADTLRIVGPIPIDDLSLYTSVPLASLEAALGSRVMRVRIGGREHIAQVLDAPLLRDGLGVPVPPGVPAQVATINDALAQLVGRWVRTRGPFTLRDLAGAFGLAVGAAYSALQPLVDAGKVIEGRFRQGIDEAEYVAAEVLRIIRSRSLAIARAQARPVSQSAYARFLTGWSHVAPVGQTPALRGADGVFTVLEQLAGVRLPASAWESWVLPSRVGDYSPVMLDELTASGEIAIVGAGKAGANDPWIMLLPADYASQLVPDVTEPAFSLTQAEVMEKVRRGGGYLFSDLLEGTTSEELREAIWGLVEAGCIAPDSFAPIRARLAAGRSAHRAKRRPSRSRIRSGRTSFASATSPDMVGRWAATPTIDADATRRSVALGEAWLDRYGVLTRGSVVAEDVLGGFALAYKVLSGFEESGKAMRGYLVEGLGASQFSTPATIDRLRGHQDSDDVVGWPSGAREPLVHVLAATDPANPYGAALPWPAQGPTRSAGALVVLIDGLLAAHLTRGGKTMTTFFDTFPDGVGDPLPLVVGALSEVVNSGRMRPFTVERINGEAAFFLCDCGAALAPKGARIRGKAL, encoded by the coding sequence ATGACCCCAAGCGTTCTCGACCGCTTCCGCCCCCAGGTCTCCACCTGGTTTAGCGAGGTGTTTGCGGCCCCGACGCCGGTTCAAATAGGCGCCTGGGAGGCCATCTCGCAGGGCGAGAACTGCCTGGTTGTCGCCCCGACGGGCTCGGGAAAGACGCTCGCGGCCTTCCTCTGGGCGCTCAACAACCTCGTCGAGCGGGCCGGCCAGCAGGCGCTGCCCATCGACGGTGCCGCCCGCTCGACCCACGGCGGCGTCAAGGTGCTCTACATCTCCCCGCTCAAGGCGCTCGGGGTGGACGTGGAGAACAACCTGCGCGCCCCGCTCGCCGGGATCTCCCGCGTGGCCCAGCGCATGGGGTTGGAGGTCCCGGACGTCTCGGTGGCGGTGCGCTCCGGCGATACCCCGCAGGCCGAGCGCAACCGCCAGACCCGAAAACCGCCGGATATCCTCATCACCACGCCGGAGTCGCTCTACCTCATGCTCACTTCGAAGTCGGCGGGGATCCTGAAAAGCGTCGACACCGTCATCGTTGACGAGATCCACGCGCTCGCCGGCACCAAGCGCGGGGTGCACCTTTCTCTTTCGCTGGAGCGGCTGCAGAACCTGGCGGGGAACTACCAACGCATCGGGCTCTCCGCCACCGTGCGCCCGCTGGAGGCGGTGGCGAACTTCCTCGGCAGGAACACGACCATTGTTAACCCGGGCAGCGAGAAGAAGTGGACCCTGAGTGTCCGCGTGCCCGTGGAGGACTTGAGCGACCTGCCCGTGGCCGAGGACGCCTCGACGATCGGGGAGGCGGTGCTCGATGTTGATGACGAGCTGGCGCCGAAGGCGTCGCCAAGCATCTGGCCCCACATTGAGAGCGCCGTCTACGAGGAGGTGATGGCGCACCGCTCGACCATCGTCTTCGTCAACGCGCGGCGCACCGCGGAGCGGTTGACCAGCCAGCTCAACGAGCTGTGGGCGAAGGAACACGATCCAGATGCGCTGAGCCCCGCTTTGAGGCGGCCCCCAGCGCAGCTGATGAAGGCCGTCGACACCGCCGGGCACGCAGCGCCCGTCATCGCCCGCGCCCACCACGGTTCGGTGTCGAAGGAGGAGCGCCTCGCCACCGAGACGATGCTCAAAGAGGGATCCCTCAAAGCCGTGGTGTCGACCTCATCGCTCGAGCTCGGCATCGACATGGGGGCGGTCGACCTTGTCATCCAGGTCGAGTCGCCGCCCTCGGTGGCCTCCGGCCTGCAGCGCGTGGGCCGCGCCGGGCACTCGGTGGGATCGGTCTCCGAGGGCGTGTTCTATCCGAAGCACCGCGCTGACCTCGTGCAAACGGCCGTGATCGTGCCCCGGATGCGAGAAGGCATGATCGAGGAGCTGCATACCCCGGTCTCTCCGCTCGACGTGCTCACCCAGCAGACCATCGCCGCAGTCGCAGTCGAGGACCTCGACGTCGACGAATGGTTCGCCACCGTGCGCCGCGCCTGGCCCTACCGCAACCTGTCCCGTGATGTGTTCGACGCGGTGATCGACTTAGTCGTCGGCGTCTATCCCTCCACCGACTTCGCGGAGCTGCGGCCCCGCGCCATCCTGGAGGGAAATACTCTCAAGGCCCGCCCCGGTGCCCAGCGCGTCGCCGTGACCAGCGGAGGGACCATCCCGGACCGCGGGATGTTCGGCGTGTTCTTGGTCGGCGGGGATTCCGCCCCGCGCCGGGTCGGCGAGCTCGATGAGGAGATGGTCTACGAGTCCCGCGTCGGAGACGTGTTCACCCTCGGCGCGTCGAGCTGGCGTATCGAGAACATCACCCGCGACCAGGTGCAGGTCTCTCCCGCGCCAGGGCATACCGGCCGGCTGCCGTTTTGGACCGGGGATTCGCTCGGCCGGCCCTACGAGCTGGGCAAGGCGCTTGGTGAGTTCCGCCGGGAGAGGGTCATCGATGAGTCCCTCGACGAGTTCGCCCGCGGGAACCTGCTGCGGTTTTTGGAGGAGCAGGAAGAAGCCACCGGCATCGTCCCGGACGAGAAGACGCTCGTGCTCGAGCGGTTCACCGACGAGCTGGGGGATTGGCGGGTGGTGCTGCATACCCCGTTCGGCAAAGGGGTCAACGCCGCGTGGGCGCTCGCGGTGGGCTACCGTGTCGCGCAGGACACCGGCATGGACGCCCAGGCCGTCGCCGGCGACGACGGCATCGTGTTGCGCCTGCCGCAGGGGGAGAAGGATCCGGATGCCTCGCTCTTTCTTTTCGACTCCGACGAGGTCGCCGACATCGTCACCGAGCAGGTCGGCGGCTCTGCGCTGTTCGCCTCCCGCTTCCGCGAGTGCGCGGCCCGCGCCCTGCTGCTGCCGCGCCGCAACCCCGGCAGGCGTGCGCCGCTGTGGCAGCAGCGGCAGCGCGCCGAGCAGCTTCTCGACGTCGCGCGCAACTACCCCTCCTTCCCCATCATCTTGGAGACGGTGCGCGAGTGCCTCCAGGACGTCTACGACCTGCCCGCGCTGCGCGAGGTGATGGGCGATCTGGCGACCCGCCGCGTGCGCATCGCGGAGGTGACCACGCAGCAGCCCAGCCCGTTCGCCTCCTCGCTGTTGTTCAACTACACCGGCGCGTTCATGTACGAGGGCGATAGCCCGCTGGCGGAAAAGCGCGCCGCCGCGCTCTCGCTTGATCCCTCGCTTTTGGCGAAGCTGCTCGGCACCGTCGAGCTGCGCGAGCTTCTCGACGCCACCGTCATCGCCGAGGTCGACGCCTCGCTACGCCGGGTGGGCAAGGCCGAGACCTCCGAGCAGTTCGCCGACACCCTGCGCATCGTCGGGCCGATCCCAATCGACGACCTTTCCCTGTATACGTCCGTGCCGCTGGCATCGCTAGAAGCCGCGCTGGGCTCCCGCGTTATGCGTGTGCGCATCGGCGGGCGCGAGCATATCGCCCAGGTGCTTGACGCGCCGCTGCTTCGCGACGGCCTGGGCGTGCCCGTCCCGCCCGGCGTGCCCGCCCAGGTGGCGACGATTAATGACGCGTTGGCCCAGCTCGTGGGCAGGTGGGTGCGCACCCGCGGCCCGTTCACGCTGCGCGACCTTGCCGGCGCCTTCGGGCTGGCGGTCGGGGCGGCCTACTCCGCGCTGCAGCCGCTGGTGGATGCCGGGAAGGTGATCGAGGGGCGCTTCCGCCAGGGCATCGACGAGGCCGAGTACGTCGCAGCCGAGGTGCTGCGCATCATCCGCTCCCGTTCCCTGGCTATCGCCCGCGCTCAGGCCCGGCCGGTGTCCCAGTCGGCTTACGCCCGCTTCCTCACCGGCTGGTCGCACGTCGCCCCGGTGGGGCAGACCCCGGCCCTTCGCGGTGCGGACGGCGTGTTCACCGTGCTCGAGCAGCTTGCCGGGGTGCGCCTACCCGCCTCCGCCTGGGAGTCGTGGGTGCTGCCTTCCCGCGTCGGCGACTACTCCCCGGTGATGCTCGACGAGCTCACCGCCTCGGGCGAGATCGCCATCGTCGGTGCGGGTAAGGCCGGGGCCAACGACCCGTGGATCATGCTGCTGCCCGCGGACTACGCCTCCCAGCTTGTGCCGGATGTCACCGAGCCGGCGTTTTCGCTGACCCAGGCCGAGGTGATGGAGAAGGTGCGCCGGGGCGGCGGGTACCTCTTTAGCGACCTTTTGGAAGGCACCACCAGCGAGGAGCTGCGCGAGGCGATCTGGGGGCTCGTTGAGGCCGGCTGCATCGCGCCGGATTCATTTGCCCCGATCCGCGCGCGGCTAGCGGCGGGGAGGTCCGCGCATCGCGCTAAGAGGCGCCCCTCGCGTTCCCGGATCCGTTCGGGGCGTACGTCCTTTGCCAGCGCGACCTCGCCGGACATGGTGGGTCGGTGGGCCGCGACCCCCACGATTGACGCCGATGCCACCCGCCGCTCGGTGGCGCTTGGCGAGGCCTGGCTGGACCGCTACGGCGTTCTCACGCGCGGCAGCGTCGTTGCCGAGGACGTCCTCGGCGGGTTCGCCCTGGCCTACAAGGTGCTCTCCGGGTTCGAGGAGTCCGGCAAGGCGATGCGCGGCTACCTTGTCGAAGGGCTGGGTGCCTCGCAATTTTCGACGCCCGCGACTATCGACCGCCTGCGCGGGCACCAGGACTCCGACGACGTCGTCGGTTGGCCTTCGGGCGCGCGTGAGCCGCTCGTCCACGTGCTCGCCGCCACCGACCCGGCCAACCCCTACGGCGCCGCACTGCCGTGGCCGGCCCAGGGGCCAACGCGCTCCGCGGGGGCGCTCGTCGTGCTTATCGACGGCCTCCTTGCCGCCCACCTCACCCGCGGAGGCAAGACGATGACCACCTTTTTCGACACGTTTCCCGACGGGGTGGGCGATCCTCTGCCGCTGGTGGTCGGGGCGCTTTCGGAGGTGGTGAATTCCGGACGCATGAGGCCCTTTACCGTGGAAAGGATCAATGGGGAGGCGGCGTTTTTCTTGTGTGATTGCGGGGCCGCACTCGCCCCCAAGGGGGCTAGGATCAGGGGCAAGGCCCTTTAG
- a CDS encoding SapB/AmfS family lanthipeptide, translating into MSFYELQEISNEVPQLGVEAQSRLSATACGSDRSSNISIAFCGNN; encoded by the coding sequence ATGTCGTTCTACGAGCTTCAGGAAATTTCGAACGAGGTCCCTCAGCTAGGGGTTGAGGCCCAGAGCCGCTTGTCTGCCACTGCATGCGGAAGTGACCGGTCTTCGAACATCAGTATTGCGTTTTGTGGTAACAACTAA
- a CDS encoding trypsin-like serine protease: MKLAKTTDKGPVHGFYTSIVGIGLIVWLSLVLAPLAQASAGSFGVDDIDRVGVQQSLGKIWIRSERADDLEQICNAVYVRESIWVTSQHCFPEGGATYFLAQPERTWDEIAQVEIVSNDRDLAFFQTLHRKEGKPLSAPSHFPSKGEKLSLVAFNGEGSSKLRVVPLELVGRIDRLRTTEGWTFRDLIVTVSVTQRSTCRGDSGAPILSGDQLVGLHTAGESGNQCDIGSGKYSAESYIHFNSAEIQEVLSRFTHADDETDSFSSLAVCPLACLE, from the coding sequence ATGAAACTTGCAAAAACTACCGACAAAGGACCAGTTCATGGGTTCTATACGTCAATTGTTGGGATAGGGTTGATCGTATGGCTTTCGTTAGTACTGGCGCCTCTCGCACAGGCGAGCGCCGGCAGCTTCGGGGTAGATGATATAGACCGCGTAGGTGTGCAGCAGAGCCTAGGAAAAATATGGATAAGATCGGAAAGGGCAGACGACTTAGAACAAATTTGTAACGCCGTGTACGTACGTGAATCGATTTGGGTGACGAGCCAGCATTGCTTTCCGGAAGGAGGGGCAACATACTTCCTAGCACAGCCAGAGCGGACCTGGGATGAGATAGCGCAGGTCGAAATAGTATCGAATGACAGGGATCTCGCGTTCTTCCAAACGCTACATAGGAAAGAAGGAAAGCCGTTATCAGCCCCGTCTCACTTTCCTAGCAAGGGCGAAAAGTTGTCACTGGTTGCTTTCAACGGAGAGGGGTCGAGCAAACTGCGAGTGGTACCGTTGGAGCTTGTGGGGCGGATTGATCGATTGAGAACTACCGAGGGCTGGACTTTCAGGGATCTAATTGTAACCGTGAGCGTTACACAGCGAAGTACATGTCGCGGTGACTCTGGGGCACCAATTCTCAGTGGTGACCAATTAGTAGGTTTGCATACCGCCGGAGAATCTGGGAACCAATGTGATATCGGATCTGGAAAATACAGCGCAGAATCGTATATACATTTCAACAGTGCCGAAATTCAAGAGGTGCTGAGTCGCTTTACTCATGCAGACGACGAGACGGACTCTTTTAGCAGCCTTGCCGTCTGTCCTCTTGCATGTCTTGAGTAG
- a CDS encoding ABC transporter ATP-binding protein/permease, with translation MLQLAQPLLLSGLVAFDSNERNKAAVLFMAAVVCQLGLTVAIQGLNQVIQLRRVTDLREELFLKISHAEVGTELEEMKRVYPVVTASEVPAAIGGIIRPVLEGAKNVTIILGVAIYFVHLNVLLVVIASLLLTAGCMSVVLGLKSVRRKSENAVAANQRFVSFQYGYIDCYDEARSRLFLSGGVRESNLFKSIKTVQSSGLRLLCSKLKFGSPADLLFGATAPTMACLSAVVLYPNGDMALNQIVEVFLFSSLVVTPVQSIAGASFSWQYTSALIQRIYRLQCIPQEASEPMESHTVGALDCSLVGDLEMRDSPKGRVILSRIKFRIPSRGLVVVTGRSGAGKTTLGRIIAGLEAPSWGRIRDSKGRTLSPEELRSRFSYSAQSPNFAEGLRGVERDLDDGLLHGALTALDVSNLLGRTGNSSFFRGVFSGGEAKRLSVVGALAQNTVGIVLDEPTNGLNDLLVEQLVSYLQVNRFSKLWVVITHDVRVVNIADHVIKMQE, from the coding sequence TTGCTCCAACTCGCTCAGCCGCTGCTGTTATCTGGTCTGGTTGCTTTCGACAGTAATGAGCGGAACAAGGCTGCGGTTTTGTTCATGGCGGCGGTGGTCTGTCAGCTTGGGCTGACGGTCGCGATTCAAGGTTTGAATCAGGTTATTCAGCTCCGACGTGTAACTGATCTTAGGGAGGAGCTCTTTCTTAAGATTAGTCATGCTGAGGTTGGTACTGAGCTAGAGGAAATGAAACGTGTTTATCCCGTAGTGACGGCCTCGGAGGTACCGGCGGCGATTGGAGGAATTATTCGTCCGGTCTTGGAAGGTGCAAAGAATGTAACCATTATTTTAGGTGTAGCTATATATTTTGTACATCTTAATGTCCTGCTTGTTGTTATAGCGTCACTATTGCTGACGGCAGGCTGTATGTCCGTTGTCCTGGGGCTGAAGAGTGTAAGGCGGAAGAGTGAGAACGCTGTGGCAGCTAACCAACGCTTCGTAAGTTTTCAGTATGGCTACATCGACTGTTATGACGAAGCACGCAGTAGGCTATTTCTTTCGGGCGGGGTGCGAGAGTCGAACCTATTCAAATCCATCAAAACAGTGCAGTCCAGTGGACTTCGCCTTCTCTGTTCGAAACTCAAATTTGGTAGTCCTGCAGATCTGCTCTTCGGTGCGACTGCGCCAACCATGGCCTGCCTGTCAGCTGTAGTTCTTTATCCGAACGGCGATATGGCATTGAACCAAATTGTAGAGGTTTTCCTCTTCTCCTCACTTGTTGTTACCCCGGTTCAGTCTATTGCCGGAGCGTCATTTTCCTGGCAATATACCTCCGCTTTGATCCAGCGCATCTACCGCTTGCAGTGTATTCCGCAAGAGGCGAGCGAACCTATGGAATCTCACACCGTTGGCGCTTTGGACTGCTCTCTCGTCGGCGATCTTGAAATGCGCGACTCGCCTAAGGGTAGAGTAATTTTATCGCGCATTAAATTTCGGATTCCTAGTCGTGGTTTGGTGGTCGTCACTGGTCGCTCCGGTGCTGGAAAGACAACTCTCGGGAGAATCATTGCTGGGTTAGAAGCTCCAAGTTGGGGCCGTATTAGGGACTCTAAAGGAAGGACGCTTAGTCCGGAAGAATTGCGTTCTAGGTTTAGCTATTCTGCGCAATCGCCCAATTTCGCCGAAGGTCTTCGGGGAGTGGAGCGTGATTTGGATGATGGTCTCCTACATGGCGCACTCACTGCTCTTGATGTTTCTAATCTATTGGGCAGAACCGGCAATTCAAGTTTTTTTCGTGGTGTGTTCTCTGGGGGAGAGGCAAAGCGCCTTTCTGTTGTCGGTGCGCTTGCTCAAAATACCGTGGGGATCGTGCTCGACGAGCCGACAAACGGACTTAACGATCTGTTAGTTGAACAACTCGTTAGCTACTTACAAGTGAACCGTTTTAGCAAGTTGTGGGTAGTGATTACGCACGATGTTCGGGTTGTAAATATAGCCGATCATGTTATAAAAATGCAGGAGTGA